Genomic window (Streptomyces sp. NBC_00078):
GCCGCCCTCGTCGCCGAGGCCGGTGGACAGGCCCTTGGTCTTCAGCACCTTCTTGAGGGTGTGGTAGACCTCGGCGCCCCAGCGCAGGGCCTCGGAGAAGGACTCCGCGCCGATCGGGGCGATCATGAACTCCTGGATGTCCACGTTCGAGTCGGCGTGCGAGCCGCCGTTCAGGATGTTCATCATCGGCACCGGCAGCAGGTGCGCGTTCGGGCCGCCCAGGTAGCGGAAGAGCGGGAGGTCGCTGGCCTCGGAGGCGGCGTGGGCGACGGCCAGGGAGACGCCGAGGATGGCGTTGGCGCCGAGGGAGCCCTTGTTGTCGGTGGCGTCCAGGTCGAACATGGCCTGGTCGATCAGGCGCTGCTCGGTGGCGTCGTAGCCGACGAGCTCCGGGCCGATCTGCTCGATGACGGCGAGGACGGCCTTCTCGACACCCTTGCCCTGGTAGCGGTTGGGGTCACCGTCGCGGAGCTCGACGGCCTCGAAGGCGCCCGTGGAGGCGCCGGAGGGAACGGCGGCACGACCCGTGCTGCCGTCGTCGAGGCCGACCTCGACCTCGACCGTGGGGTTGCCTCGGGAGTCCAGGATTTCCCGGGCTACGACGACGTCGATGGACGGCACGAGCATCTCCTTCATGGATGTGACGCGGCTACGGCTGAAGCGCAGTGGCTCTGCGAGACGAGCCTAACCGCCTCCGGCCGATCGGCCACGCTGCCGACCACCCCTTGAGCAGAACCGAGAGTAAATTGTTTCCGAACGGAACAAAGCGTGGACGCAAAAAGAACCCCGCCCCGGTGCGTACGGGGGAACACGCACCGGAGCGGGGAGCCCGTGGGGACGGGGGGAGGCCCTCACCTGTCCTCCATGGTGGAGGACACGGTCGGGCGGGCGCTGTGGTTCAGCTACCGGCAGGCCGTCACTTCAGGTGCAGCTGCTGGCCCGGGTAGATGAGGTTGGCGTCGGAGACGATGTCCTTGTTCAGCTTGAACAGCTTCTGCCAGCCGCCCTTGACGCCGTGCTTCTCGGCGATCGAGCTGAGGGTGTCACCCTTGACGACCTTGTACTCGCCGTCGCCCTTCTTGACCTTCTTGCCGGTCGGGGTGGTGACGGTCTTCTGGCTCTTCTCGGTCTTCGCGGCCGGGCGCTCGGAGGAGCGGGAGGCGGCCTGCGAGTCGGCCGAGCGGTTGGCGGTGCTGGAGCCGGAGGCACCGGCGCCGTTGTAGGCGGCGCTGGACAGGCCCGTGCCGCAGACCGGCCAGGCGCCCTTGCCCTGAGCGGCGAGAACCTTCTCGGCGACGGCTATCTGCTGCGCCTTGCCGGCCTGGTTGGCCTGCGCGGCGTACTGCGTGCCGCCGTACGCGGCCCAGGTGGACGCGGAGAACTGCAGGCCGCCGTAGTAGCCGTTGCCGGTGTTGATGGACCAGTTGCCGCCCGACTCGCACTGGGCGACGGCGTCCCACTCGGAGGCGGTGGCGGCGGAGGCGTTGCCGGCCGCCATCAGCGGGGCGGCGATGGCGACACCGGTGACGCCGGCGATCGCGGCGGCGCGGGTGGCCTTGGACGGACGACGGTGCTTGCCCTTGCCGGAAAACAGCATGGTGGATCCCCTCACCGACGCCTGCGAGGTGAGCTGTCGGGTTCGGGCCGGTTGAGTTGCCCGGCCGCGCACCTCCCGGTGCGCGGCTTAACCCCAAGCCGGTTCCGGCGTCGGAGGCCGTGAGGCCTCAACTGCCGGACCCGGCACCTACCTTGGGTCCCCCGCTCCTGCCTACGGCGCTTTACGCGACGACTGTTCCCGTACGGCCGCTGGCAGGATTCGGCGTTGCGGCAGCCGGGGCTCGTGTTGACGAGCGGTGACGACCGTAGACACGCGATCGAGGGAATTTCAAAGACGATCAGGGCTTCTGAGACTCATCCCACACTTTCACCAAACCGGACATTCCGGAGCGAAGCGTGACGCGAACTCCCGTTGCTTTTCGCCCTATTCGGCAGGGAGTCGCAGGGTCTGACCGGCGACGATGCGGTTCGGGTCGCTGCCGAGGGCCTTCTCGTTCTCGGCGTAGAGCGCGTGCCACCCGCCGTCCAGGCCAAGGGAGTCGGCGATGGAGGCGAGGGTGTCGCCGGCGTGGACCGTATACGTGTCGTCGGTGCGAGTGTCCGCCTTGGTCCCCTCGGCGCT
Coding sequences:
- a CDS encoding transglycosylase family protein, with protein sequence MLFSGKGKHRRPSKATRAAAIAGVTGVAIAAPLMAAGNASAATASEWDAVAQCESGGNWSINTGNGYYGGLQFSASTWAAYGGTQYAAQANQAGKAQQIAVAEKVLAAQGKGAWPVCGTGLSSAAYNGAGASGSSTANRSADSQAASRSSERPAAKTEKSQKTVTTPTGKKVKKGDGEYKVVKGDTLSSIAEKHGVKGGWQKLFKLNKDIVSDANLIYPGQQLHLK